A stretch of Mesorhizobium sp. M2A.F.Ca.ET.046.03.2.1 DNA encodes these proteins:
- a CDS encoding multidrug efflux RND transporter permease subunit, translating into MRFAHFFVDRPIFASVVSIVLLILGGIAYTQLPVAQYPEIAPPTIVVRAQYPGADAQTVAATVATPIEQEINGVEGMLYMSSYSSGDGSMALTITFKLGTDLDKAQVLVQNRVSVAEPRLPEEVRRLGITTTKSSPDLMMVVHMLSPDNTYDQLYVSNYARSRVRDILLRLDGVGDLIIFGEREYSLRIWLDPEKLSALGMTSGDVVQALRDQNVQVSGGSIGAPPTGTGTAFQYTVTTQGRFNDARDFRYVIVKSTDDGRLIALQDVARIELGAKDYVTNSYLNGKPAVALAIFQRPGTNALAAAAEIQDKMKELSRDFPKGLNYDIVYNPTEFVAESIQEVYKTILEAMLLVIIVIIVFLQSWRMAIVPIVAIPVSLIGTLAVLYAAGFSLNMLTLFGLVLAIGIVVDDAIVVVENVERNIASGLAPNPASHLTMNEVGTAIIAISLVLIAVFVPTAFIPGISGQFYLQFAITIAVSTAISAFNSLTLSPALAALLFKPHHAAAAAPRFFLARFGRALADGFNRGFDRVAHWYSSIIRVLVGSRIAITAMLAVFAALIYATVYMVQTVPRGFIPSLDQGYAIVVVQLPDGASLSRTDAVIQQASQIIQKTPGVDYAVAFAGFSGATFTNASNQGVIFARFKPFDERLKAGQSATRVIGNLFGSLQSIKEAFIIALPPPPIRGVGNAGGFKLQIQERNSADMRQILALAYEIAGKANKTPGLMGVFTTFSASSPQFFLAIDRDKARILNVPIPNIFETLSINLGTAYVNDFNAFGRVYQVRAQADQAFRLDRADILKLKVRSASGALVPLGTLLEIRDVTGPALVQRYNMYVSVPLQGNAAPGVSTGDALALMEGITAKTLPAGTSYEWTELAYQERNTGNAAVYIFGLSVLFVFLALAAQYESWVLPFAIVLVVPLGVLAALLGGTFRGLDNNILVQIGLIVLIGLAAKNAILIVEFARQAQERGLSVAEAAVEACRLRLRPILMTAFAFILGVVPLMIATGPGAEMRQSLGTAVFSGMLGVTFVGLFLTPVFYVTLRSLFSGRKPRAEAEPSGPAETPSETPAE; encoded by the coding sequence ATGAGGTTCGCGCATTTCTTCGTCGACCGTCCAATCTTCGCATCGGTCGTTTCGATCGTCCTGCTGATCCTCGGCGGGATTGCTTATACCCAGCTGCCGGTCGCGCAATATCCCGAGATCGCGCCGCCGACCATCGTCGTTCGCGCGCAGTATCCGGGCGCCGACGCCCAGACGGTCGCAGCGACGGTGGCAACGCCGATCGAGCAGGAGATCAATGGCGTCGAGGGCATGCTCTACATGTCATCCTATTCGTCGGGCGACGGGTCGATGGCGCTGACCATCACCTTCAAGCTGGGCACCGATCTCGACAAGGCGCAGGTGCTTGTGCAGAACCGCGTGTCGGTCGCCGAGCCGCGCCTGCCCGAAGAGGTCCGCCGCCTCGGCATCACCACCACCAAGAGCTCGCCCGACCTGATGATGGTCGTGCACATGCTGTCGCCCGACAATACCTACGACCAGCTCTACGTCTCGAACTACGCCCGCTCGCGGGTGCGCGACATACTGCTCAGGTTAGACGGCGTCGGCGACCTTATCATCTTCGGCGAACGCGAATATTCGCTGCGCATCTGGCTTGATCCGGAAAAACTGTCCGCCCTGGGAATGACCTCGGGCGATGTGGTGCAGGCGCTGCGCGATCAGAACGTCCAAGTGTCGGGTGGCTCGATCGGCGCGCCGCCGACGGGCACCGGCACGGCGTTCCAGTACACGGTCACCACGCAAGGCCGCTTCAACGACGCCCGCGACTTCCGATACGTGATCGTCAAATCGACCGACGACGGGCGCCTGATCGCGCTGCAGGACGTGGCGCGCATCGAACTCGGAGCCAAGGATTACGTCACCAACTCCTATCTCAACGGCAAACCGGCGGTCGCGCTCGCCATCTTCCAGCGGCCGGGCACCAATGCGCTCGCCGCGGCCGCGGAGATCCAGGACAAGATGAAGGAGCTTTCCCGCGACTTTCCGAAGGGGTTGAACTACGACATCGTCTACAATCCGACCGAGTTCGTCGCCGAGTCGATCCAGGAGGTCTACAAGACGATCCTCGAGGCGATGCTGCTCGTCATCATCGTCATCATCGTCTTCCTGCAGTCGTGGCGCATGGCGATCGTGCCGATCGTGGCGATCCCCGTGTCGCTGATCGGCACCCTGGCGGTGCTTTACGCCGCCGGCTTCTCGCTCAACATGCTGACGCTGTTCGGCCTCGTTCTGGCGATCGGCATCGTCGTCGATGATGCGATCGTCGTGGTCGAGAACGTCGAGCGCAATATTGCCAGTGGGCTGGCGCCCAATCCGGCGTCGCACCTGACAATGAACGAAGTCGGAACGGCCATCATCGCGATCTCGCTGGTGCTGATAGCCGTGTTCGTGCCGACAGCCTTCATCCCCGGCATTTCCGGGCAGTTCTACCTGCAGTTTGCGATTACCATCGCGGTCTCGACGGCGATATCGGCATTCAATTCGCTGACGCTTTCGCCAGCTCTGGCCGCACTGCTGTTCAAGCCGCACCATGCCGCGGCGGCGGCGCCGCGCTTTTTCCTGGCGCGGTTCGGACGGGCGCTCGCCGACGGCTTCAATCGCGGCTTCGACAGGGTCGCCCATTGGTATTCCAGCATCATTCGCGTGCTGGTCGGCTCGCGGATAGCGATCACCGCCATGCTGGCCGTTTTCGCGGCCCTGATCTACGCCACGGTCTACATGGTGCAGACGGTGCCGCGCGGTTTCATTCCGTCGCTCGACCAGGGCTATGCGATCGTCGTCGTCCAGTTGCCCGACGGCGCCTCGCTGTCGAGGACCGATGCGGTCATCCAGCAGGCGTCGCAAATCATCCAGAAAACCCCAGGCGTCGACTACGCAGTCGCGTTCGCCGGCTTCTCCGGCGCGACCTTCACCAACGCCAGCAACCAGGGCGTCATCTTCGCCAGGTTCAAGCCGTTTGATGAGAGGCTGAAAGCCGGCCAGTCGGCGACCAGGGTCATCGGCAATCTGTTCGGCAGCCTGCAAAGCATCAAGGAAGCCTTCATAATAGCACTGCCGCCGCCGCCTATTCGCGGCGTCGGCAATGCCGGCGGCTTCAAGCTGCAGATCCAGGAGCGCAACAGCGCCGACATGCGGCAGATCCTGGCGCTTGCCTACGAAATCGCCGGCAAGGCCAACAAGACGCCGGGGCTGATGGGCGTGTTCACCACCTTCTCCGCGTCGAGCCCGCAATTCTTCCTTGCGATCGATCGCGACAAGGCGCGCATCCTGAACGTGCCGATCCCCAACATCTTCGAGACTCTGTCGATCAATCTGGGCACTGCTTATGTCAACGACTTCAACGCTTTCGGGCGCGTCTACCAGGTGCGGGCGCAGGCCGACCAGGCCTTCCGCCTCGATCGCGCCGACATCTTGAAACTGAAGGTTCGCTCGGCGTCCGGCGCGCTGGTTCCGCTCGGCACGTTGCTCGAGATCCGCGACGTCACCGGCCCGGCGCTGGTCCAGCGCTACAACATGTACGTCTCGGTGCCGCTGCAGGGCAACGCCGCGCCCGGCGTTTCCACGGGCGACGCGCTGGCATTGATGGAAGGGATCACGGCAAAGACGTTGCCGGCCGGTACCTCCTACGAATGGACCGAGCTCGCCTATCAGGAACGCAACACCGGCAATGCCGCAGTCTATATCTTCGGACTGTCGGTGCTGTTCGTCTTCCTGGCGCTGGCGGCGCAATATGAAAGCTGGGTGCTGCCGTTTGCCATAGTGCTGGTGGTGCCGCTCGGCGTGCTCGCGGCGTTGCTCGGCGGGACTTTCCGAGGGCTGGACAACAACATCCTCGTGCAGATCGGCCTCATCGTGTTGATCGGGCTTGCCGCCAAGAACGCGATCCTGATCGTCGAATTCGCGCGGCAGGCGCAGGAACGGGGCCTGTCGGTCGCAGAGGCTGCCGTCGAAGCCTGCCGGCTCAGGCTGCGGCCGATCCTGATGACCGCCTTCGCGTTCATCCTCGGCGTCGTGCCGCTGATGATCGCAACGGGCCCGGGCGCAGAAATGCGCCAATCGCTCGGCACCGCGGTGTTCTCCGGCATGCTCGGCGTCACCTTCGTCGGCCTGTTCCTGACGCCGGTGTTCTACGTCACGCTCAGGTCGCTGTTTTCAGGGCGCAAGCCCCGTGCCGAAGCCGAGCCTTCGGGGCCGGCAGAGACGCCATCGGAGACGCCCGCCGAGTAG
- a CDS encoding RsmB/NOP family class I SAM-dependent RNA methyltransferase: MARIATRQISYADERYGSLLWKGHALGGESLSSADRAHGALRGGGLAGAGRLVGRHELVGAGTDQVGAAQAGLHNIETRLLAGETDRWIKRHKGGFDRVLVDAPCSGTGTWRRNPDARWRAPEEQGLDKLVSLQARILASAARLVKPGGRLAYATCSMLSEENEDQVAAFLAAHPAFRVVPLNEAAPQLANSSHPDYLSLTPARNDTDGFFAAVMQREGALPGGPIAIRDPFF; the protein is encoded by the coding sequence GTGGCTCGGATCGCCACCCGGCAAATCAGCTATGCTGATGAGCGTTACGGCTCACTTCTTTGGAAAGGGCACGCCCTTGGTGGTGAATCGCTGTCCTCTGCCGATCGAGCGCACGGGGCGCTTCGTGGCGGCGGCCTTGCCGGTGCCGGGCGGCTGGTGGGCAGGCACGAGCTGGTCGGGGCGGGGACCGATCAGGTCGGCGCGGCCCAGGCCGGATTGCACAATATCGAGACGCGGCTCCTGGCCGGCGAAACGGATCGGTGGATCAAGCGCCACAAAGGTGGTTTCGATCGCGTGCTGGTGGACGCGCCATGCAGCGGCACCGGCACATGGCGACGCAATCCCGATGCGCGCTGGCGCGCGCCGGAGGAACAGGGTCTGGACAAGCTCGTGTCGTTGCAGGCCCGGATCCTGGCGAGCGCGGCGCGCCTGGTGAAACCCGGTGGACGGCTGGCCTACGCGACATGCTCTATGCTGTCCGAGGAGAATGAGGACCAGGTGGCAGCGTTCCTTGCGGCACATCCCGCTTTTCGTGTGGTGCCGCTGAACGAGGCCGCGCCGCAACTGGCGAACTCATCTCATCCGGACTACCTGTCGCTGACGCCCGCGCGCAACGATACCGATGGCTTCTTCGCCGCCGTCATGCAGCGAGAAGGTGCGCTCCCAGGTGGGCCCATAGCCATTCGCGATCCATTTTTTTGA
- a CDS encoding class I SAM-dependent methyltransferase encodes METAELRYNWADPDVYETFIGRWSEHLASPFLTRANVAPGSRVLDVACGTGVLSKALAEAGAHVIGVDASEGYLDGARRRRSHPNIAYEHGDVRQLRFDANSFDAAVSTLALDVIPEIEQVVAEMKRVTRPGGVVASAVTQFFGGMPAFDLVINTGAVLEADFARLRSMRAGRQLFWPDGQATLWRKIGLVDVTEIPIVVDCEYASFADYWATFTDGPGSTTPTLMALSGDARGSIEQHVRAGYLVGLPDGPRSFPMMFRMVRGLVPA; translated from the coding sequence ATGGAAACCGCAGAACTACGATATAATTGGGCCGATCCCGACGTCTACGAGACATTCATAGGGCGCTGGAGCGAACATCTGGCAAGCCCATTTCTTACCCGTGCCAATGTTGCTCCGGGCAGTCGCGTGCTCGATGTAGCATGTGGGACGGGTGTGTTGTCGAAAGCACTGGCCGAGGCGGGAGCGCATGTGATCGGTGTTGACGCATCGGAGGGATACCTGGACGGAGCCCGCCGTCGACGATCCCACCCCAATATCGCATATGAACACGGCGATGTCCGGCAACTGCGGTTCGACGCCAATTCTTTCGATGCGGCAGTTTCCACCCTGGCCCTGGACGTTATCCCGGAAATTGAACAGGTAGTTGCCGAGATGAAGCGCGTGACCCGTCCAGGCGGCGTGGTCGCGTCCGCCGTTACTCAGTTCTTTGGTGGCATGCCCGCATTCGATCTCGTCATTAACACCGGCGCCGTGCTTGAGGCCGACTTCGCAAGGCTGAGATCCATGCGGGCGGGGCGTCAGCTCTTCTGGCCTGATGGTCAGGCAACGCTGTGGCGGAAGATCGGCCTCGTCGACGTGACCGAGATTCCCATTGTCGTGGATTGCGAGTATGCGTCCTTCGCCGATTATTGGGCCACGTTCACCGACGGCCCAGGCAGCACCACACCCACATTGATGGCTCTTTCTGGCGACGCCCGCGGTTCGATCGAACAGCATGTTCGTGCTGGGTATCTGGTTGGCTTGCCCGATGGACCCCGGTCATTTCCTATGATGTTCCGTATGGTGCGTGGCTTGGTCCCAGCGTAA
- a CDS encoding GFA family protein — MKRIEMEMSGGCQCGAVRYHASAMLDNSHLCHCRMCQKASGNIFAALVAAPDEALTWTRGKPSVWKSSELVERGFCANCGTPLFFHHLENGRTNLMIGSLDDPHAFPPLASTCTENMVAWFDTITGIENTGATENNGADWAAAIKESNNQHPDHDTTSWVVRRRDG; from the coding sequence ATGAAACGCATCGAGATGGAGATGAGCGGCGGCTGCCAGTGCGGTGCCGTGCGCTACCACGCAAGCGCTATGCTCGACAACTCGCATCTCTGCCATTGCCGCATGTGCCAGAAAGCCTCGGGCAACATCTTTGCCGCGCTCGTCGCCGCGCCCGATGAGGCGCTCACCTGGACACGCGGCAAGCCGAGCGTCTGGAAGAGCTCGGAGCTTGTCGAGCGCGGCTTCTGCGCCAATTGCGGCACGCCATTGTTCTTCCACCACCTCGAAAACGGTCGCACCAACCTGATGATTGGTTCGCTTGACGATCCGCACGCCTTCCCGCCGCTTGCCAGTACCTGCACCGAGAACATGGTGGCGTGGTTCGATACGATCACGGGCATAGAAAACACCGGTGCTACCGAAAATAACGGAGCCGACTGGGCCGCGGCGATCAAGGAGAGCAACAACCAGCACCCTGATCACGATACCACCTCGTGGGTGGTGAGGAGGCGTGATGGCTGA
- a CDS encoding YgiQ family radical SAM protein translates to METIASAQREITPLSVRGSPAREAAPFLPMSRAEMAALGWDECDIVLVTGDAYVDHPSFGMAIIGRLLESQGFRVGIISQPDWQSAEPFKALGRPRLFFGVTGGNLDSMVNRYTSDRKLRHDDAYTAGGEGGKRPDRCTIVYTQRCREAFKDVPIVLGGIEASLRRIAHYDYWSDKVRRSILADAKADLLIYGNAERAVVEVANRLAAGDTPRQLDAIRGVALFRRVPEHFTELHADDLDSADEGASRKPGDIAIRLPSFEQVEGDRDAYARASRVLHREANPGNARPLVQRHGDRDLWLNPPPIPLTSEEMDAVYDLPYARAPHPSYGDAKIPAWDMIKFSVTVMRGCFGGCTFCSITEHEGRIIQNRSEGSILREIEKIRDKTPGFTGVISDIGGPTANMYRMACKDPKIEAACRLPSCVFPDICPNLNTSHDDLIRLYRKVREVKGVKKVMVASGVRYDLAVKSPEYVKELVTHHVGGYLKIAPEHTERGPLDKMMKPGIGTYDRFKEMFDAAAKEAGKKYYLIPYFIAAHPGTTDEDMLQLALWLKKNRYRADQVQTFLPSPMATATAMYHTGVNTLKGVRRGATDKVETVRGGRQRRLHKAFLRYHDPDNWPLLRDALKEMGRADLIGPRPDQLVPAHQPPGTGKAAATKRPVRPIGRGQRFTTKGVPFPKR, encoded by the coding sequence ATGGAAACCATAGCCAGCGCCCAGAGAGAAATCACTCCCCTGTCGGTCCGCGGCTCTCCCGCCCGGGAGGCTGCGCCGTTCCTGCCGATGAGCCGCGCCGAGATGGCGGCGCTCGGCTGGGATGAATGCGACATCGTGCTGGTCACGGGCGATGCCTATGTCGATCATCCGAGCTTCGGCATGGCGATCATCGGCCGTCTGCTCGAATCCCAGGGGTTTCGGGTCGGCATCATCTCGCAGCCCGACTGGCAGTCGGCCGAGCCGTTCAAGGCGCTGGGCAGGCCAAGGCTGTTCTTCGGCGTCACCGGCGGCAACCTCGATTCCATGGTCAACCGCTATACGTCGGATCGCAAGCTGCGCCATGATGACGCCTATACGGCGGGCGGCGAGGGCGGCAAGCGGCCGGACCGCTGCACGATCGTCTATACGCAGCGCTGCCGCGAGGCCTTCAAGGACGTGCCTATCGTGCTGGGCGGCATCGAAGCCTCGCTGCGCCGCATCGCCCACTACGACTACTGGTCCGACAAGGTGCGCCGCTCGATCCTGGCCGATGCCAAGGCCGACCTCTTGATCTACGGTAATGCCGAGCGCGCCGTCGTCGAGGTGGCGAACCGGCTCGCCGCCGGCGACACGCCACGCCAGCTCGACGCCATCAGGGGCGTCGCCCTGTTTCGCCGCGTGCCCGAGCATTTTACGGAACTCCATGCCGACGATCTCGATTCCGCCGACGAAGGCGCCAGCCGCAAGCCCGGCGATATCGCGATCCGGCTGCCATCGTTCGAGCAGGTCGAGGGCGATCGCGATGCCTATGCCCGCGCCTCGCGCGTGCTGCACCGCGAGGCCAATCCCGGCAATGCCCGCCCGCTCGTCCAGCGCCATGGCGACCGCGACCTGTGGCTCAATCCGCCGCCCATCCCGCTGACCTCCGAGGAGATGGACGCCGTCTACGACCTGCCCTATGCACGCGCGCCGCACCCGTCCTATGGCGACGCCAAGATCCCCGCCTGGGACATGATCAAGTTCTCGGTGACGGTGATGCGCGGCTGCTTCGGTGGCTGCACGTTCTGCTCGATCACCGAGCATGAAGGCCGCATCATCCAGAACCGCTCCGAGGGCTCGATCCTGCGCGAGATCGAGAAGATCCGCGACAAGACCCCGGGCTTCACCGGCGTGATCTCCGATATCGGCGGGCCGACCGCCAACATGTACCGGATGGCCTGCAAGGACCCCAAGATCGAGGCGGCCTGCCGCCTGCCGTCCTGCGTGTTTCCCGATATCTGCCCCAACCTCAACACCTCGCATGACGACCTGATCCGGCTCTACCGCAAGGTCCGCGAGGTCAAGGGCGTCAAGAAGGTGATGGTCGCCTCCGGCGTGCGTTATGACCTGGCCGTCAAGAGCCCGGAATATGTCAAGGAACTGGTGACCCACCACGTCGGCGGCTACCTCAAGATCGCGCCCGAGCACACCGAGCGCGGGCCGCTCGACAAGATGATGAAGCCGGGCATCGGCACCTATGACCGCTTCAAGGAGATGTTCGACGCAGCCGCCAAGGAAGCCGGCAAGAAATACTACCTCATTCCATATTTCATCGCCGCCCATCCCGGCACGACCGACGAGGACATGCTGCAGCTGGCGCTCTGGCTGAAGAAGAACCGCTACCGCGCCGACCAGGTGCAGACCTTCCTGCCTTCGCCCATGGCGACCGCGACGGCCATGTACCACACCGGCGTCAACACGCTGAAGGGCGTGCGGCGCGGCGCGACCGACAAGGTCGAGACCGTTCGCGGCGGGCGGCAGCGCCGGCTGCACAAAGCATTCCTGCGTTACCACGACCCCGACAATTGGCCACTGCTGCGCGATGCCCTGAAGGAGATGGGCCGCGCCGACCTGATCGGTCCCCGCCCCGACCAGCTCGTGCCTGCCCACCAGCCCCCCGGAACCGGCAAGGCCGCTGCCACCAAGCGCCCCGTGCGCCCGATCGGCAGAGGACAGAGATTCACCACCAAGGGCGTGCCGTTTCCAAAGAGGTGA